The following are encoded together in the Citrus sinensis cultivar Valencia sweet orange chromosome 1, DVS_A1.0, whole genome shotgun sequence genome:
- the LOC102610341 gene encoding uncharacterized protein LOC102610341, translating into MILPFCSNKILIPIPNSSPFFSRRASLVTLLYLFVISSFLFSFSLLKESKKLEEETTMKVHPVPTKKRNNIAIQYFDMNLNNFNSNLRNPQNLSTGFHNKKLRRLPHIFTRVLELPFRSDADVAVEESPDYFKFVAETDGMGEVRAHMVEIHPGVTKIVIRPNGCVELSSLDELELDMWRFRLPESTRPELASAVFEDGELIVTVPKGGGLEGLEERDGGGGGDGSENGEFRGGMGNNRLVLVQ; encoded by the coding sequence ATGATTTTGCCTTTTTGTTccaacaaaattttgattccaATCCCCAATTCATCACCTTTCTTTTCAAGAAGAGCATCTTTGGTAACATTATTATATCTCtttgttatttcttctttcttgttttcatTCTCTCTTCTTAAAGAAAGCAAGAAGCTTGAGGAAGAAACCACCATGAAGGTTCATCCTGTGCCTACAAAGAAGCGTAACAACATCGCCATCCAATACTTTGACATGAATCTGAACAATTTTAATAGCAATTTGAGGAACCCACAAAATCTTTCTACTGGGTTTCACAATAAGAAGCTCCGCCGCTTGCCCCATATCTTCACCCGGGTCTTGGAGCTTCCATTCCGGTCGGACGCTGACGTGGCGGTCGAGGAGAGCCCGGATTATTTCAAGTTCGTTGCTGAGACGGACGGTATGGGTGAAGTGAGGGCCCACATGGTGGAAATCCATCCCGGGGTGACCAAAATTGTTATTAGGCCAAATGGGTGTGTGGAGTTGTCTTCATTGGATGAGCTGGAGCTGGATATGTGGCGGTTCAGGTTGCCCGAGTCGACCCGGCCCGAGTTGGCGAGTGCGGTTTTTGAAGATGGGGAGCTGATAGTCACAGTGCCCAAAGGTGGCGGCTTGGAGGGTTTAGAGGAGAGAGATGGTGGCGGTGGAGGTGATGGTAGCGAAAACGGGGAGTTTAGAGGAGGTATGGGGAATAACAGGCTGGTGCTTGTACagtaa
- the LOC102609438 gene encoding protein OBERON 1, translating to MEIELGESDNTNDSSESTPKTDGGGLNLVPVSPEESGEGLPYAPINWPNPGDNWSWKVGRRVTNTGHFLDRYLCAPRHLPRLENEVLLKKRGAAFASKLSVERYIRTAFPGADINAFFASFSWKIPAVKNLSRGKAKGFTSFPPVSREVAEHSLSHLQSEGIGCKAGNKMCNSLLVQPENPSLAAVPCEFCCNEPRFCRDCCCILCSKTISLKHGGYSYIKCEATVGEGYVCGHIAHLNCALRCYMAGTVGGSIGLDAEYCCRRCDAKTDLVSHVTRSIEVCKSVDSLEDVEKFLNLGVCVLRGSQKTSAKELLIHIEQAIAKLKSGASIEDIWKVGDIDVAISKGTSRDENAIMEEMNLEDLDGRTNSEPVTLIYSDHLKESQKLEEEIDQVLQSLRKSQECEYKVAEESLHVQRNYLHNLYEQLDKEKAELAHRTSNAEPDELLNAILNREDQIKREVLKLREMEKVANGFGRASKRILKEYFDTEIEE from the exons ATGGAAATTGAACTGGGGGAGAGTGATAATACTAATGATAGTAGTGAAAGCACACCTAAAACAGATGGAGGTGGTCTTAACCTTGTGCCGGTTTCACCAGAGGAGTCTGGTGAAGGTTTGCCATATGCTCCTATTAATTGGCCCAATCCTGGTGATAACTGGAGCTGGAAAGTGGGAAGGAGAGTTACCAATACTGGCCATTTTCTGGATAGGTACCTGTGTGCTCCAAGACATCTTCCGCGTCTTGAAAATGAGGTGTTATTAAAGAAACGTGGTGCCGCGTTTGCAAGCAAGCTTTCAGTTGAACGGTATATTCGAACAGCATTTCCTGGAGCAGACATTAATGCATTTTTCGCTTCATTCAGCTGGAAGATCCCTGCTGTAAAGAATTTATCGAGAG GTAAGGCAAAGGGATTTACTTCCTTTCCTCCAGTTTCCAGAGAAGTAGCAGaacactctctctctcatttaCAGTCTGAAGGCATTGGCTGTAAGGCTGGAAATAAGATGTGCAACAGTTTACTGGTACAACCAGAAAACCCTTCCCTAGCTGCTGTGCCTTGTGAATTTTGCTGCAACGAGCCTCGGTTCTGTCGTGATTGTTGTTGCATTCTTTGTAGTAAGACTATTAGTTTGAAACATGGAGGTTATAGTTACATCAAATGTGAAGCAACTGTGGGTGAGGGATATGTATGTGGACACATTGCTCACTTGAACTGTGCACTTCGGTGTTATATGGCTGGGACTGTTGGAGGAAGCATTGGATTGGATGCTGAGTACTGTTGCCGACGTTGTGATGCGAAGACAGATCTGGTTTCACATGTTACAAGATCTATTGAAGTCTGTAAATCTGTTGATTCCCTGGAAGACGTcgagaaatttttaaatcttgGTGTCTGTGTTTTGCGTGGATCACAGAAAACCAGTGCGAAAGAGTTGCTGATCCATATTGAACAGGCCATTGCAAAG CTCAAGTCTGGGGCTTCTATTGAAGATATCTGGAAAGTTGGAGACATTGACGTGGCTATTTCTAAAG GCACATCTCGTGATGAAAATGCCATAATGGAAGAAATGAATCTTGAAGATCTAGATGGTAGAACGAACTCAGAGCCTGTAACGCTCATTTACTCTGATCACCTTAAGGAATCTCAAAAGCTTGAGGAAGAGATTGATCAGGTTCTTCAATCACTGAGAAAGTCACAAGAGTGTGAATATAAAGTTGCAGAGGAAAGTCTTCATGTGCAGAGAAATTACCTTCATAATCTGTATGAGCAACTCGATAAAGAAAAGGCTGAATTGGCACATCGCACATCAAATGCTGAACCAGATGAACTACTGAATGCTATCTTGAACCGAGAGGATCAGATCAAACGGGAAGTCTTAAAACTTAGGGAAATGGAAAAAGTGGCCAATGGATTCGGAAGGGCCTCCAAGAGGATACTGAAGGAATACTTTGATACAGAAATTGAGGAATAA